The genomic DNA TCCGGTGATATGTCTGCAGCAGTAATGACTTTTGGTCCTTCCGCTTCGAGGCGCAAGGTTGTCACAGAATTTGTGTGGCTACGTACGGGAACATGTTTCAAATTAACCAGGAGCTCAATCACGTCCTCTTTGACACCTGGGACAGTGCTAAACTCATGGAGAACCCCTTCAATACGTACCGCAAGAATCGCAGCACCACTGATGGAAGAGAGCAAAACTCTACGAAGAGAGTTGCCCAATGTTACTCCATAACCTCTTTCAAGAGGTTCAATGGTTATTTTTCCGTACGATGGGGTGGATTCTTGTACTATGATCTCATGGCGATCATGCTCCATATTCTCCTCCACCTTTCGTTTCCCTAACGGGCATAGAATTCAACGACAAGCTGTTCATCAACAGGAACATCGATCTGGTCGCGAATTGGAATAGAGACAACAGTACCGGACATCTTTTCAGGATTGACGCTAAGCCATCCTGGAATTGTTCTGGCAGCTGAAGCTTCCACGTTTTCTTTGATTAAATTGATATCCTTGCTGCTTTCACCTACGGTAATAACGTCGTTGACGCTAAGAAGTGCGCTAGGAATATCAAGTCTTTTGCCGTTTACCAAGAAATGTCCGTGGCGAACGAGCTGACGAGCCTGGCTACGGCTTACTGCAAAGCCAAGACGATAGACAATATTGTCTATGCGGCGTTCCAGAAGCTGTAGGAAGTTGTGACCAGACTGTCCGGCCATTTTTTCTGCTCTCTTATAAAGCAACGCAAACTGAGTTTCGTTGAGAGAGTAAAAACGACGAAGTTTCTGCTTTTCTCTTAGGTGAAGACCATAAACACTCATCTTCGTTCGACGAGTTCCGTGCTGTCCCGGTCTTGCATTACGCTTTGTAAAAGCACATTTTGCCGTATAACAGCGATCTCCTTTTAAAAAGAGCTTTGTACCTTCTGCACGACAAAGGCGGCAAACAGGTCCTGTGTATCTGCTCATACTTATTAGTTCCCTCCTTTAAACAAAATGCTACACGCGGCGCCGTTTTGGAGGACGGCATCCATTATGTGGAATCGGAGTAGCATCACCTATCACGTTTACCTGTAGCCCGGCCGCCTGGAGCGATCGAATTGCAGATTCACGGCCCGGTCCGGGTCCTTTAACTATTACGTCTATCTCAACTACACCATGGTCTTGAGCAACTTTTGCTGCCTCTGCAGCAGACATCTGTGCTGCGTAAGGTGTAGATTTACGTGCGCACTTAAAACCCACGTTTCCACCTGAAGCCCAAGATAGTGCATTTCCTTGTTTGTCTGTAAGTGTCACTATTGTGTTGTTAAATGTTGAAAACACATGAGCAACACCATAACTTACGTTCTTTTTCTCTTTACGTTTACGAGATCGTTGTACACGCTTAGCCACCAATAATTCCCTCCCCTGTTAGATTACTTCGTTACTTTTTTCTTGCCTGCAACGGCCTTTCTTGGGCCTTTTGATGTGCGGGCGTTTGTCTTTGTCTTCTGTCCTCGAACAGGGAGTCCCTGGCGATGTCTAAGACCACGGTAGCAACCTACATCAGTAAGACGTTTAATGTTCATCGCTATTTCACGACGCAAATCGCCTTCCACTGCATGGTTGTTCTCAAGTTCAACGCGCAATTTCTGTTCTTCACCTTCAGTAAGGTCTTTAACCCTCGTATCGGGATTAATTCCAGTTGCCTCTATGATTTGCTTCGCGACAACGGGACCAACTCCGAATATGTACGTGAGGGCCACCTCAATTCTTTTGTCGCGCGGCAAGTCAACACCGGCTAAACGAGCCATATCCTGTTACCTCCTTGCTCCTTGGCGCTGTTTATGACGGGGATTTTTGCTACAAATTACCCGTACAACACCATGGCGTTTGATAATTCTACAATACTCACAAATAGGTTTCACTGACGGTCTTACTTTCATTTATGTGTAGACCTCCTTGATTAATCTTTGTCTCTAAAATCAGAAATAAATCTGATTGCTGGTTACTTATATCTGTATGTGATTCGCCCACGGGTTAAATCGTACGGCGAAAGTTGTAAAAGCACACGGTCGCCGGGTATTATTTTTATGAAATGCATACGCATTTTACCCGAGACATGAGCCAATATTTTGTGACCGTTTTCCAGTTCTACTCGGAACATGGCGTTTGGCAACGGCTCTACTACCATAACCTTTACTTCTATTAATTCTTCTTTGCCCATGTAGTAGCCTCAACTTCCTGTCTGCAAGATATATCGCTTCTATTTAAGGTAGCTGTGCCTCTCTGCCTTGAGCAGAAGTTGTTCAGAAAGTTAGCGCAGGCAATGCTCTTGGTCACAGCTTCGCGATCCGTTTGCGTAGTACAAAAGCGTTTTTTTTCTTCTAAGTGAAAATTTTTAAATGTATCTTCTTTTGTAAACGCAGCAACCAATGTGTCTATATTCATCACGCCATATGATTCGATTTTATTACAAATAGCAAAACAATCATAGAACGTGTTGGATGTTACTCCCATGGCGTAAGTATCTCAACACCGTTTTCAGTTACAAGAAGGCTGTTTTCAAAGTGAGCTGCATCACTTCCGTCAACTGTAACTACTGTCCACTGATCAGGGAGAGTTGCGACATCCTCGGCTCCTGACATAAGCATCGGTTCGACACAAATAGTCATTCTTTCTTTGAGAGTAACGCCTGTACCAGGTTCCCCAAAGTTTGGAATCTGAGGAGCTTCGTGTAGCTTTCGTCCTATCCCATGTCCGGCATAGTCTCTTACAAGTCCGTATCCGGCCG from Synergistaceae bacterium includes the following:
- the rpsD gene encoding 30S ribosomal protein S4, producing MSRYTGPVCRLCRAEGTKLFLKGDRCYTAKCAFTKRNARPGQHGTRRTKMSVYGLHLREKQKLRRFYSLNETQFALLYKRAEKMAGQSGHNFLQLLERRIDNIVYRLGFAVSRSQARQLVRHGHFLVNGKRLDIPSALLSVNDVITVGESSKDINLIKENVEASAARTIPGWLSVNPEKMSGTVVSIPIRDQIDVPVDEQLVVEFYAR
- the rpsK gene encoding 30S ribosomal protein S11, yielding MAKRVQRSRKRKEKKNVSYGVAHVFSTFNNTIVTLTDKQGNALSWASGGNVGFKCARKSTPYAAQMSAAEAAKVAQDHGVVEIDVIVKGPGPGRESAIRSLQAAGLQVNVIGDATPIPHNGCRPPKRRRV
- the rpsM gene encoding 30S ribosomal protein S13, encoding MARLAGVDLPRDKRIEVALTYIFGVGPVVAKQIIEATGINPDTRVKDLTEGEEQKLRVELENNHAVEGDLRREIAMNIKRLTDVGCYRGLRHRQGLPVRGQKTKTNARTSKGPRKAVAGKKKVTK
- the rpmJ gene encoding 50S ribosomal protein L36, with amino-acid sequence MKVRPSVKPICEYCRIIKRHGVVRVICSKNPRHKQRQGARR
- the infA gene encoding translation initiation factor IF-1, producing the protein MGKEELIEVKVMVVEPLPNAMFRVELENGHKILAHVSGKMRMHFIKIIPGDRVLLQLSPYDLTRGRITYRYK